Below is a genomic region from Lutra lutra chromosome 18, mLutLut1.2, whole genome shotgun sequence.
cctctctgcttacttgtgatttctctctgtcaaataaataaataaaatctttaaaaaaaaaaaaaaaaaaaaacatttttcccccaggggtatgagaaataagaaaagtacTCCTACATCATTCATGATCCGTCAAATGGTCTCGAGGCTAAGGAACCACAAAGTTTTTATGCCTCCCTTCCGCCTGGACTTGAGATGATGAAGGTATAAGGAGCTTAAGGGAGTCCAAACACAATAGCCTATTTCATGTTCTATTAATTCTTGATTCCAGCAAGAAGGTTAGCTACAAAAAGAGGGCTCCTACAGCAAAACCATTTCAAATcctgtttattaattttcataaaacaatGAGTTACATATAATTACAAGAGTGCTAAGTTCTGGTCTTCCAATGGTCTTTTTCCAGTTAATGTCACATTGATATCTCTGTGAGTACCCTGATGCTTAATAAAGCTTGTGCGCCAGATGAAAGATTTTCCGCATTTGTCACATCTGTAGGGCCTCTCTCCGGTATGAATGACCTCGTGGCGATGAAGATTTGCCTTAAAACTAAAAGTTTTTCCACATTCTCTACATTCAAAGAATTCCTCCTTGGTATGGGTTCTTTGATGCTGAATGAGATCTACACTCCGGCTAAAGGACTCTCCACATTCGCCGCATTTGTGAGTGTTCTGTTTGGTATGAATCTGTTGATGGCTCAGAAGGGTCGAATGCCGACCAAAGGCCTTTCCACATTGGAGACATTTGTGGGGTTTTTCTCCGCTGTGGGTTAACTGATGTCGAATAAGGGTTGAATTCTGACTAAACGTTCTTTCGCACTCACTACACTTATAGGGTTTTTCTTTGGTATGAATCCTCCTATGTTCAATAAGATATGCCATCTGACGGAAAAATTTTCCACAGTCATGACACTTATATGGCTTTTTCTGAGGGTGACACTGTTTATGGACAGCAAGAGTAGACTTCTGCTTGAAGGCTTGCCCGCATATGTCGCATTCAAAGGGATCCTCTGACGTGTGAATTCTTTGATGTCGAACGAAATTTGCCTGACGCCTGAAGACTCTTCCACATTCAGTGCATTCATAAGATTTTACGTTTGTAAGAATTTGCTTGTGCCGCAAAAGCAATGATCTCTGATGGAAAGGTTTTCCATACTCCTCGCATTTGCCCTGCTTCTTCCGTGTTTGAGCATTCTGATCTTGACTAAGGTGAAGGTTTTGAAGGAAGTCCTTGTGGCATTCATCACCAAGAGTAGGGAATGCACGTCTGTAAAGGTCCCCCAATTCACTACATTTATGTAACTTTTCTGCAGGTCTCTTGGCCATTGTTTGCTTTACCACTGATGTCTTACAGGACTCTGAATCTTCAGAAATTTTCTGTTTTGGAGTTGGCTTTTTCATCCTGCATCTGACTTCAGAACCtaaccaataaaaagaaaacatagaaatgaCCTGTGTactgcagaaggaaaaaaagagaagccaaCAGTGTGTGCTATCAGACACTCAAATGAAGCTAAAAAGTGCTCACTTAGTTATTACATCATCTGGCTAAAGGGGTCAAAATTCTGATTTTCACAGGACTCCTGGCTTCAATAGCAGAAAGAGTTCTGGACATCAACTACCCAACAGAAAATGCACAAGTGTGTGCCAGAGAAGTGAGAACGGAACAAACCCATCAACTCCATTGGAAAATAACTTACTCTGGGTACTCAGTAGTGTCACATAAGTGTAGAAAAGGCGTCTTATACTTTCTCAATAAGCAGGTTTTCAATAGTTCTGGGAGAACAACTCCTTAAAAATGGGCAGTGTAAGACAGAATAGGAAAGGAACCAGAGGGAAGTAGATACAAAAGCCAAGAGAAtatggcagtggttctcaaccagcgGTGATGTTGCCTCCTGGGGGAGAGTTGGCAATGTCAGAGGACCTCTCTGGTGGTCACATCTGGGGTGGTGCTACTCAAATCTAGTGGGAAGAGGCCAACGATACGGCTAAACATCCTACAggacacaggacagccccccacaatgaagaattatccagcccagaATGTCAACAGAGCAGAGGCTGAGAAACTCTGGAGGAGAAGGATATGGAAAAAGGCAGAAGCAGCAATCAGGACACAGTAAGTAGGAAAAAAGCAGATATGTCAAGAAACACCATgggaatgtgaaaaataaaatggaaagcaaaggaacaagagaaaacagagaggaaggaaaagtaaCGAGGGTAGAATAAGGCATATCTAGTTTGGCATTAAGAGCCCCCGGAGGGGCTGCTTCAGAGAAGAAATCTACTGTAATGAATGAGCTTGGCAGACTGGAAATCGAATCCCAACTCTCAATCTACTGTGTGACAGAGATCTGAatcttttcaaagtttatttatttacttttaagtcatctctgtgcccaacgtggggctcaaactcatgaccccaagatcaagatctgCACATTCCACCGACTAAGCCAGACGGGGGCCCCTGAATCTTCAGTTTTTTTGTCTGGAAAATGGGACTAATGGTCACATGTACTACTTTCAGAGGGCAGCAGGGATGAAAAAGTGGGAGGAGATACACCAAACCCCAGGCTCAATCTCTGGGGCACACAAGGGGTTTCATTAATGTGGCTTTCCTGCCTCTTCAGGATTTCTACTCAACTGGGCCTTCTCCTCACCCACCTGGGCAAGCACTACTGGAAGCCTTCCTAGTCCCGGCTCTTGGCAGATCCAGGATCCACGGTTCTTCCCACTGCTCCAGCAGGCAGATCACCTCAGGTTTGGGAAACTGAAATCCTACTCATGGAGAAGTAAATGGAATGTGGTTAGTGAGTCAGGGAGAGATGTCCTGGTGCTCAGCTTAACGCCCTTGGGTCTACAGTGGCAAACAGATAAGGATAATAATCAAAAGGGCTGGTGGGAATAGAATTCTGTCCAGTCTTTCTTTCTGACAATCTGACAATCTTTAAGGAAAGCCTCAACAACCATCACACTCTTAGATGTGGTCATTTCACTCTTAGGGATACAGCCTACAGAACAATTAGGACCAAGATGAATGGACCAGAGCTGTTCAGCAGAGTTGTACCAGCGCAAAGCTGGAAATAAAGTAAACATCAACAGGGCATGTAAATGCAATGAAGGCAAAAGTATTAGGCAGATACTAAAAATCCATGTGTTCAAGaatattaaaataggaaaatgttcCCTATAGGTTTTAAAGCAGAATGCAAAACTCATGTGAAGTacaatccaatttttttaaaaactatgcatGTGTATGTCTATGTACATAAGTATACATCTATatgaaaatacaaggaaaaagtCCAACCAAAATGTTAATGGGGATAATTTCTGGGCAGTGGGCCTGCAAaggatttttatttcctaatctGTTATTGAAAAATCATTGGGTAATACAGAGAGACTTGAAAGTGCCCATACCCTTTAACACCAAAATTCTGTATCCTGGGGAATAGTCAGAAATTTATATGAGGATTTATGGTCGGAAACATCCATTCGAAAATTATAATACAGAAAATGATGACTTTATAAGCAAgccaacaacaataaaaaaaaaaaaaccccaaactaaaTACCCCCACATgggaaaatgattaaatattacaGATCATACAATAGAATTACATTACGGTCATTTACTGTATTTATGGGGGCTTTTAATAGCATCATGAAATGCTGATGCTATAATGTTAAGATTTAATGGAATTACAGCATTATATGAAGAATATGTTCGGCTACATTTTTTAAGAGCATAGGGggagaaaaactggaaggaaatattccaaaatatgaACAGCGTTATCTCTGAATGTTCTCCCATCATAATTTCCTGTACCTTCTGTGTATTCAAGTCTGCTCTTATAATGCCTTTAGAAGGAAAACAGACATCAAAAACTCCAGAGGTGGGTGGACAATCCCACAAGAGGTGGTCAAGACTGTGGCAAGACTGTTAGTGTGGAGGTCAAATCTGTGGCTCCAGAAAGAAAgctatttgttgaagaaatgctgcccccccccccgcccccagaggaGACTGCACTGGAATAAGACAAAGGCAGGCTCCCCAAGGGAAAAAGCAGTGAAGTTTCAGATATGAAGTCAGTTAAGAGTCATTTCTTGGACCCCTGATATTTCTGCAATAAGGAAGGAACCCATTTCCAGAGAGAAGACTGAAAAAGACGTTTCAAGAGAAAAGAAGCTAACTTTTAGAATCCAATCAGCCATAATCTTTTCAGCTCctacaggtcttttttttttttaatatcccatttatttatttgacagagagagatcacaagtaggcagagaggcaggcagagagagatagggagaagcaggctccccgccgagcagagagcccgatgtggggctcgatcccaggaccccaagatcatgacctgagacgaaggcagaggctcaacccactgagccacccaggtgccccattgtacAGGTCTTATAGATGTGGAGGAGGCAGAGCATTAAGTGGATTAAGCATCTCTGACATCTAAACCAAAGGAAACTATTCATTGCCCACAATCCCTTATTTGAAAGCTCTGAGGCCAGGCATGTTTCAGGATTCaaaattttttccacattttagaAAGATGATGAGTGTGTCTATTTTTTATCATGTACCGCCCCCAACAGGGGTTGGAGCTGTACCCTTAATCAAACACAGTGATATTTCTGATGCTTAACAGATACAAAGACCAAGTGGGAAAAATAAGGATGAGACatagcttcctggaggaagagatcAGGTTTGACCACTTGATGACTTTACAGGTTGGGTCTTGCAGCCAAATGAGTTACGTTAAAAACTAGTTTTTGGAGTTTCTCTGATTTTGGAATGGCAAGTAAGGGACTGAGGACTTGTGTAGACACTCAGAGTCAAATCTTCAAGCCGAGTCATTACCCAACAAGATCATGTTTCTGTAattctccagcatcacatctcTGTAGAGGTCCTTCTGAGCCCAGTCAAGTTTGTTCCACTCTTCTCTGGTGAAATACATTGCCACATCCTCAAAGGACACCAGCTCCTGAAAACAGAGACTAACTATAGGCTCAAATCATACAATAACTTTGTGAGCTATCACTATGATTCTATAGGTGAGGTTTGAGGCCGTCAAGTGACTCGGCCaagctcattctttcttctctattagagtagacaaactttttctgtagagGACCAgagggtaaatattttaggcttcctAGGCAATTTG
It encodes:
- the ZNF789 gene encoding zinc finger protein 789 isoform X2, yielding MRSSLMAAVLPHLGDPDLEAVFLTAGWKELVSFEDVAMYFTREEWNKLDWAQKDLYRDVMLENYRNMILLGFQFPKPEVICLLEQWEEPWILDLPRAGTRKASSSACPGSEVRCRMKKPTPKQKISEDSESCKTSVVKQTMAKRPAEKLHKCSELGDLYRRAFPTLGDECHKDFLQNLHLSQDQNAQTRKKQGKCEEYGKPFHQRSLLLRHKQILTNVKSYECTECGRVFRRQANFVRHQRIHTSEDPFECDICGQAFKQKSTLAVHKQCHPQKKPYKCHDCGKFFRQMAYLIEHRRIHTKEKPYKCSECERTFSQNSTLIRHQLTHSGEKPHKCLQCGKAFGRHSTLLSHQQIHTKQNTHKCGECGESFSRSVDLIQHQRTHTKEEFFECRECGKTFSFKANLHRHEVIHTGERPYRCDKCGKSFIWRTSFIKHQGTHRDINVTLT
- the ZNF789 gene encoding zinc finger protein 789 isoform X1 translates to MAAVLPHLGDPDLEAVFLTAGWKELVSFEDVAMYFTREEWNKLDWAQKDLYRDVMLENYRNMILLGFQFPKPEVICLLEQWEEPWILDLPRAGTRKASSSACPGSEVRCRMKKPTPKQKISEDSESCKTSVVKQTMAKRPAEKLHKCSELGDLYRRAFPTLGDECHKDFLQNLHLSQDQNAQTRKKQGKCEEYGKPFHQRSLLLRHKQILTNVKSYECTECGRVFRRQANFVRHQRIHTSEDPFECDICGQAFKQKSTLAVHKQCHPQKKPYKCHDCGKFFRQMAYLIEHRRIHTKEKPYKCSECERTFSQNSTLIRHQLTHSGEKPHKCLQCGKAFGRHSTLLSHQQIHTKQNTHKCGECGESFSRSVDLIQHQRTHTKEEFFECRECGKTFSFKANLHRHEVIHTGERPYRCDKCGKSFIWRTSFIKHQGTHRDINVTLTGKRPLEVPHFTFLLLPIL
- the ZNF789 gene encoding zinc finger protein 789 isoform X3, with the translated sequence MRSSLMAAVLPHLGDPDLEAVFLTAGWKELVSFEDVAMYFTREEWNKLDWAQKDLYRDVMLENYRNMILLGNDSA